A window of Tautonia plasticadhaerens contains these coding sequences:
- the argC gene encoding N-acetyl-gamma-glutamyl-phosphate reductase, with amino-acid sequence MTDVAIVGASGYTARELVQLLLRHPGARIRVATSRQDDAPRLDAMHPSLAGRIDLACRPFDADLVAESARVAFLALPHGASMAVTPELRSRGVRVIDLSADYRLSDPKVYADWYDHPHTDPSGLDEAVYGLPELFREAIPPSGLIANPGCYTSTSILALAPLVSRDLIGRSGIIIDAKSGVSGAGRSPKLTTHYPECNESLSAYGVGRHRHTPEIEQVLGEVGRETGGGAPVEVIFTPHLVPMDRGILATVYAEPKGPVTEHDLMELYREFYKACPFVRVVGRLPSTKDSAYSNFCDLTVRVVRGRILVIACLDNLLKGAAGVAVQNFNLMTGHEETTALF; translated from the coding sequence ATGACCGACGTCGCGATCGTAGGCGCCTCGGGCTACACGGCCCGGGAACTGGTCCAGCTCCTCCTGCGGCATCCGGGGGCCCGGATCCGGGTGGCGACCTCCCGGCAGGACGACGCGCCGAGGCTCGACGCGATGCACCCGTCCCTGGCCGGCCGGATCGACCTGGCCTGCCGGCCGTTCGACGCCGACCTGGTGGCCGAGTCGGCCCGGGTCGCCTTCCTCGCCCTGCCGCACGGGGCGAGCATGGCGGTGACGCCGGAGCTGCGGTCCCGGGGGGTCCGGGTGATCGACCTGAGCGCCGACTACCGCCTGAGCGACCCGAAGGTCTACGCCGACTGGTATGATCACCCGCACACCGACCCTTCCGGGCTCGACGAGGCGGTCTACGGGCTGCCGGAGCTGTTCCGCGAGGCGATCCCGCCGTCGGGGCTGATCGCCAACCCCGGCTGCTACACCTCGACCTCGATCCTCGCCCTGGCCCCCCTGGTGTCGAGGGACCTGATCGGGCGGTCGGGGATCATCATCGACGCCAAGAGCGGCGTCTCGGGGGCGGGGCGGTCGCCGAAGCTGACGACGCACTACCCGGAGTGCAACGAGAGCCTCTCCGCCTACGGCGTGGGACGCCATCGGCACACCCCGGAGATCGAGCAGGTGCTCGGCGAGGTCGGCCGGGAGACCGGAGGGGGGGCGCCGGTCGAGGTGATCTTCACGCCGCATCTCGTGCCGATGGACCGGGGGATCCTGGCCACCGTCTACGCCGAGCCGAAGGGCCCCGTCACCGAGCACGACCTGATGGAGCTGTATCGGGAGTTCTACAAGGCCTGTCCCTTCGTCCGGGTGGTCGGCCGACTCCCCTCCACGAAGGACTCGGCCTACTCGAACTTCTGCGACCTGACCGTCCGGGTCGTCCGGGGCCGGATCCTCGTCATCGCCTGCCTCGACAACCTGCTGAAGGGGGCCGCCGGGGTGGCCGTGCAGAACTTCAACCTG